One Vitis riparia cultivar Riparia Gloire de Montpellier isolate 1030 chromosome 4, EGFV_Vit.rip_1.0, whole genome shotgun sequence genomic window carries:
- the LOC117912762 gene encoding homeobox-leucine zipper protein ATHB-15 codes for MMAVSSSCKDAKMALDNGKYVRYTPEQVEALERLYHDCPKPSSLRRQQLIRECPILSNIEPKQIKVWFQNRRCREKQRKEASRLQAVNRKLTAMNKLLMEENDRLQKQVSQLVYENSFFRQQTQNATLATTDTSCESVVTSGQHHLTPQHPPRDASPAGLLSIAEETLTEFLSKATGTAVEWVQMPGMKPGPDSIGIVAISHGCTGVAARACGLVSLEPTRVAEILKDWPSWYRECRNVDVLNVLSTGNGGTIELLYMQLYAPTTLAPARDFWLLRYTSVLEDGSLVVCERSLNNTQNGPSMPPVQYFVRAEKLPSGYLIRPCEGGGSIIHIVDHMDLEPWSVPEVLRPLYESSTLLAQKTTMAALRQLRQISQEVSQPTNTGWGRRPAALRALGQRLTKGFNEAVNGFTDEGWSMMESDGIDDVTLLVNSSPAKMMGVNLSYASGFPSMSNAVLCAKASMLLQNVPPAILLRFLREHRSEWADSSIDAYSAAAVKAGPCTLPVSRAGGYGGQVILPLAHTIEHEEFMEVIKLENVDHYREDLMMSGDVFLLQLCSGVDDNAVGTCSELIFAPIDASFSDDAPLLPSGFRIIPLDSGVDGSSPNRTLDLASSLEVGPAGNKASSDNSGHTGSAKSVMTISFQFAFEMHLQENVASMARQYVRSIISSVQRVALALSPSRFGPQMGFRPLPGTPEAHTLARWICQSYRCYLGVELLKPSNEGNESILKTLWHHSDAVMCCSLKALPVFTFANQAGLDMLETTLVALQDITLEKTFDDNGRKTLCSEFPQIMQQGFVCLQGGVCLSSMGRPVSYERAVAWKVLTEEDNAHCICFMFINWSFV; via the exons ATGATGGCGGTTAGTTCGAGCTGTAAGGATGCGAAAATGGCGTTGGACAATGGGAAGTATGTTAGGTACACGCCCGAGCAGGTCGAAGCGCTCGAGAGGTTGTATCACGACTGCCCGAAACCCAGCTCGCTTCGCCGGCAGCAGCTTATCAGGGAATGCCCAATTCTCTCCAACATCGAGCCCAAGCAGATTAAAGTTTGGTTTCAGAACCGAAG ATGCAGAGAAAAGCAGCGGAAGGAGGCGTCACGCCTCCAAGCTGTGAATAGGAAGCTAACAGCCATGAATAAGCTGTTAATGGAGGAGAATGATAGGTTGCAGAAGCAGGTGTCACAGCTGGTGTATGAGAACAGTTTTTTCCGCCAACAAACTCAGAAT GCGACCCTTGCCACCACAGACACCAGTTGTGAATCGGTGGTGACGAGTGGTCAACACCATTTGACTCCTCAGCATCCACCAAGGGATGCCAGTCCTGCAGG ACTTTTGTCTATTGCAGAGGAGACTTTAACAGAGTTTCTTTCAAAGGCCACTGGAACTGCTGTGGAGTGGGTCCAAATGCCTGGGATGAAG CCTGGTCCGGATTCCATTGGAATCGTTGCTATTTCTCATGGTTGCACTGGAGTGGCAGCACGCGCATGCGGCCTTGTCAGTCTAGAGCCAACAAGA GTCGCAGAAATCCTCAAAGATTGGCCTTCATGGTATCGTGAGTGCCGCAATGTGGATGTTCTTAATGTGTTGTCTACTGGAAATGGTGGAACCATAGAACTGCTTTACATGCAG CTCTATGCGCCTACAACTTTGGCACCAGCTCGTGACTTCTGGTTGCTCCGTTATACATCTGTTTTGGAGGATGGGAGTCTTGTG GTCTGTGAAAGGTCACTTAACAACACTCAGAATGGCCCAAGTATGCCACCGGTGCAGTATTTTGTGAGAGCTGAAAAGCTACCAAGTGGGTATTTGATAAGACCCTGTGAAGGGGGTGGATCAATCATTCATATAGTTGATCATATGGATTTAGAG CCATGGAGTGTACCTGAAGTGTTGCGCCCTCTCTATGAGTCATCAACATTGCTTGCTCAGAAGACCACAATGGCG GCTTTACGCCAACTGAGGCAGATATCTCAAGAGGTTTCCCAGCCAACAAATACTGGTTGGGGAAGAAGGCCTGCAGCTCTGCGTGCACTTGGCCAGAGGCTAACCAA GGGTTTTAATGAAGCTGTTAATGGGTTTACGGATGAAGGATGGTCTATGATGGAAAGTGATGGTATTGATGATGTTACCCTTCTTGTGAACTCCTCTCCTGCGAAAATGATGGGAGTAAATCTTTCTTATGCCAGTGGATTTCCATCTATGAGCAATGCAGTGCTGTGTGCCAAAGCATCTATGCTTTTACAG AATGTGCCTCCTGCAATACTTCTTAGATTCTTGAGGGAACACCGATCAGAATGGGCAGACAGCAGTATTGATGCTTATTCTGCGGCTGCTGTTAAAGCTGGCCCCTGTACCTTACCAGTGTCTCGAGCTGGAGGTTATGGGGGTCAGGTCATTCTCCCACTGGCTCACACTATTGAGCATGAAGAG TTCATGGAGGTCATTAAACTTGAAAATGTTGATCACTATCGGGAAGACCTGATGATGTCTGGAGATGTCTTCCTCTTGCAA CTTTGTAGTGGAGTGGACGATAATGCTGTGGGCACCTGTTCTGAACTCATCTTTGCTCCAATTGATGCCTCTTTCTCTGATGATGCACCTCTTCTTCCTTCTGGTTTTCGAATTATTCCCCTTGATTCTGGGGTG GATGGCTCTAGTCCAAATCGTACCCTCGACCTTGCTTCTTCTCTTGAAGTTGGGCCAGCTGGAAACAAGGCATCTAGTGACAACTCTGGGCACACTGGGAGCGCAAAATCTGTGATGACAATATCATTTCAATTTGCGTTTGAAATGCACCTTCAAGAAAATGTGGCATCCATGGCTCGGCAGTATGTCCGCAGTATCATATCATCTGTTCAGAGAGTGGCATTAGCACTCTCTCCTTCTCGATTTGGCCCTCAAATGGGTTTTCGCCCACTGCCAGGCACTCCTGAGGCGCACACACTTGCTCGGTGGATCTGTCAGAGCTATAG GTGCTATTTGGGAGTGGAGCTGCTCAAACCCAGTAATGAAGGAAATGAATCCATTCTCAAAACTCTCTGGCATCACTCTGATGCTGTCATGTGCTGCTCATTAAAG GCACTGCCAGTTTTTACATTTGCAAATCAGGCAGGGCTTGACATGCTTGAGACAACCTTAGTAGCCCTTCAGGATATAACTCTGGAGAAGACCTTTGATGACAATGGAAGAAAGACCCTCTGCTCTGAGTTCCCACAGATAATGCAGCAG GGTTTTGTGTGTCTTCAAGGTGGTGTTTGCTTGTCTAGCATGGGGAGGCCGGTCTCCTACGAGAGAGCAGTGGCTTGGAAGGTGTTGACCGAAGAGGACAATGCTCATTGCATATGCTTCATGTTCATCAACTGGTCTTTCGTTTGA
- the LOC117912375 gene encoding GATA transcription factor 9: MEAPEFFQGGFCIAPASQFGTEKRISDTKPGGGDHFIIEDLLDFSNDDAVITDGTFDTVTGTSTDSSTFTIVDSCNSVSGCEPQFAGDIGSRNYTDAHFSSDLCVPYDDLAELEWLSNIVEESFSSEDLEKLQLISGMKANTEEASETRDFQPENNQNPPLSLRDFPAKARSKRARAMPCKWTSRLLALSPTSSLSETDIIPPNSGKKSTKSAPKKKESPEVVAGGCSDGRKCLHCATDKTPQWRTGPMGPKTLCNACGVRYKSGRLVPEYRPAASPTFVLTKHSNSHRKVLELRRQKEMVRSQHQHQQQQFLHHQNMVFDVPNGDDYLIHQHLGPDFRHLI; encoded by the exons ATGGAGGCACCGGAGTTTTTCCAAGGGGGCTTCTGCATAGCTCCGGCATCGCAATTCGGGACGGAGAAGCGCATTTCTGATACCAAGCCCGGCGGTGGTGACCACTTTATCATTGAAGACCTCCTCGACTTCTCCAACGACGATGCCGTCATTACCGACGGCACCTTCGATACGGTCACCGGAACCTCAACAGATTCTTCCACCTTCACCATCGTCGACAGCTGCAACTCCGTCTCTGGCTGTGAGCCGCAGTTCGCCGGAGATATTGGGTCTCGGAATTACACTGATGCTCATTTCTCTAGCGACCTATGCGTGCCG TATGATGATTTGGCTGAGCTCGAATGGCTCTCGAACATCGTTGAGGAATCATTCTCGAGCGAGGACTTGGAAAAGCTTCAGCTAATTTCGGGAATGAAAGCGAACACTGAGGAAGCATCCGAAACCCGCGACTTCCAACCCGAAAACAACCAAAACCCACCGCTATCGCTGCGAGATTTTCCGGCCAAGGCTCGAAGCAAGCGCGCACGAGCCATGCCATGCAAGTGGACGTCGCGCCTTCTCGCGCTTTCCCCTACAAGTTCCTTGTCAGAAACCGACATCATCCCCCCGAATTCCGGCAAGAAATCGACGAAATCGGCTCCCAAAAAGAAGGAAAGCCCCGAAGTTGTGGCCGGAGGCTGCAGCGATGGGCGGAAATGCTTGCACTGCGCCACAGACAAGACTCCGCAGTGGCGAACCGGACCCATGGGACCCAAAACTCTATGCAATGCTTGCGGGGTCAGGTACAAGTCGGGGCGACTCGTACCTGAATATCGACCCGCAGCGAGCCCGACATTTGTGTTGACAAAGCACTCGAACTCGCACCGAAAAGTGTTGGAGCTCCGAAGGCAGAAGGAGATGGTAAGGTCCCAGCACCAGCATCAGCAGCAGCAGTTCCTGCATCATCAGAACATGGTTTTCGACGTACCCAACGGTGACGATTACTTGATCCACCAGCACCTGGGCCCCGATTTCAGGCACCTGATATAG
- the LOC117913587 gene encoding thioredoxin-related transmembrane protein 2: MQRKRMEKKKNPLTWLNLMVSEPYYLFHFLAFFSYFVVRSSASQVLSPHILHRLFHREIQAILAFSVLAVIKVVKEETWEGFISDTLFFAKVFLVAISLIMDYHLALWYIVVFSVIFILAQQPAYEGLGTSKKLTPLQLEALLTEGNTSRFWLVEFRALCSPTCIRTSLFFPDLSITYSNKNLSFGIVDLGLFPNVAEEFGISLGGSMAQLPTYILFENAVEVTRFPELDFEAKASHPPITKKLLCRHFELDRRLLEYIKGR, encoded by the exons ATGCAGAGAAAGAgaatggagaagaagaagaatccaTTAACATGGCTGAACctaatggtatcagagccgtaCTACCTCTTCCATTTCCTAGCTTTCTTCTCATACTTCGTCGTTCGTAGCTCTGCATCCCAAGTTCTCTCTCCGCACATTCTCCATCGCCTTTTTCATCGC gAGATTCAAGCGATTTTGGCGTTCTCTGTGTTGGCTGTCATCAAG GTCGTGAAAGAAGAAACATGGGAAGGCTTCATTTCGGATACTTTATTTTTTGCAAAG GTTTTTCTTGTTGCCATTTCTTTAATCATGGATTACCACTTGGCTCTCTGGTACATAGTGGTATTTTCAG TGATATTTATTTTGGCACAACAACCTGCTTATGAAGGATTAG GTAcatcaaaaaaattaacaccGCTGCAATTAGAGGCCTTGCTGACCGAAGGGAACACATCGAGATTCTGGCTG GTAGAATTTCGTGCTTTGTGTTCGCCCACTTGCATTCGCACAAGCTTGTTCTTTCCTGATCTCTCAATTAC TtactcaaacaaaaatttatcttttggaATAGTTGATCTTGGCCTCTTCCCAAATGTGGCAGAAGAATTTGGAATATCTCTTGGTG GCAGCATGGCCCAACTTCCTACGTATATATTATTTGAGAATGCAGTGGAGGTGACACGCTTTCCAGAGTTGGATTTTGAAGCAAAAGCTTCTCATCCTCCTATAACTAAG AAACTTCTTTGCCGGCATTTTGAGCTTGATCGGCGCCTTCTTGAATATATAAAGGGTAGATAG